The following proteins are co-located in the Spirosoma montaniterrae genome:
- the rimM gene encoding ribosome maturation factor RimM (Essential for efficient processing of 16S rRNA) produces the protein MTKDDCYQLGHITKTHGVSGELVLYLDVDQPNEYADLETVLLEVKGQLVPYFIESIAIVKGSRAIVAFEDVDTLEQAERLINCAAYLPLDELEPITDETRFYFHEIVGYQIVDAEAGALGIVRGVYAMNAQDLIAMDYQGREVLIPINSDIVRTVDRANQKLNVALPDGLLEIYMEDSKDAPDVDGDKDETDAD, from the coding sequence ATGACAAAAGACGATTGCTATCAACTGGGGCACATCACCAAAACGCATGGCGTGAGTGGTGAACTGGTCTTATACTTAGACGTTGACCAGCCCAACGAATATGCTGATTTAGAGACGGTTCTGCTGGAAGTAAAAGGGCAGTTGGTGCCGTATTTCATCGAGTCGATTGCCATTGTGAAAGGCAGCCGTGCCATTGTGGCCTTTGAAGACGTCGATACCCTTGAGCAGGCCGAGCGGCTCATCAATTGTGCGGCTTATCTGCCCTTAGACGAACTCGAACCGATCACTGACGAAACCCGGTTTTACTTTCACGAAATCGTTGGCTATCAAATAGTTGATGCCGAAGCGGGCGCGTTGGGCATCGTGCGGGGCGTGTATGCCATGAACGCACAGGACCTGATTGCGATGGATTATCAGGGGCGCGAAGTGCTGATTCCAATCAATAGCGACATCGTTCGCACTGTTGACCGGGCCAACCAGAAACTGAATGTGGCTCTGCCCGATGGGTTGCTCGAAATCTACATGGAAGACAGTAAGGATGCCCCCGATGTTGACGGCGACAAAGACGAAACCGATGCGGATTGA
- a CDS encoding four helix bundle protein, with protein sequence MHKLSKQPSALQEKTLNLAVRIVNLSRYLAQDKNEYIISKQILRCGTNPGAMVREAANAETGVDFIHKLGIAQKEAGETLYWLELLHKTNFLTASEYTSIAVDTEEIMKMLRSSILTKKKNLATKAVSAISLIAILVYFAF encoded by the coding sequence ATGCACAAATTATCGAAACAGCCGAGTGCTTTACAGGAGAAAACGCTGAATCTGGCGGTCAGAATTGTCAATCTTAGTCGATATTTGGCGCAGGATAAGAATGAGTATATTATCAGTAAACAGATACTGCGTTGTGGTACAAATCCAGGAGCGATGGTTCGGGAAGCCGCCAATGCTGAAACCGGCGTTGATTTTATTCACAAATTAGGCATAGCTCAGAAAGAAGCTGGCGAAACGCTTTATTGGCTCGAACTGTTACACAAAACCAATTTTTTGACTGCAAGCGAATACACTTCTATAGCTGTAGACACTGAAGAAATAATGAAAATGCTAAGAAGTTCAATTTTGACGAAAAAGAAAAATTTGGCAACAAAAGCCGTCTCAGCCATATCACTAATTGCTATTCTCGTTTATTTTGCTTTTTAA
- the trmD gene encoding tRNA (guanosine(37)-N1)-methyltransferase TrmD, which produces MRIDIITCLPRLLDSFFAHSILQRAQTGGYVEVVVHDLRDYTADKHRRVDDYAFGGGAGMVMQIEPIARCIRMLQAERTYDEVIYMTPDGERLNQQTANALSLRQNLIILCGHYKGVDERVRELFVTKEISIGDYVLSGGELAACVLADAIIRLLPGVLNDETSALTDSFQDNLLAPPVYTRPAEWEGHRIPDILLSGHEAKIDEWRHEQALARTKARRPDLLDNVQ; this is translated from the coding sequence ATGCGGATTGATATTATCACCTGCCTGCCGCGGTTGTTAGATAGCTTTTTTGCGCACTCGATTCTGCAACGGGCGCAAACGGGCGGCTACGTCGAAGTGGTTGTTCATGACCTGCGCGATTACACCGCCGACAAACACCGGCGCGTCGATGATTATGCGTTTGGCGGTGGCGCGGGGATGGTGATGCAGATTGAACCCATTGCCCGCTGCATTCGTATGTTGCAGGCCGAACGCACCTACGACGAGGTGATTTACATGACGCCCGACGGCGAACGGCTGAATCAGCAAACGGCCAATGCGCTGTCACTGCGGCAGAACCTGATTATCCTGTGCGGCCACTATAAAGGCGTTGATGAACGGGTGCGGGAGCTGTTCGTTACCAAAGAAATCAGCATCGGCGATTACGTGCTGAGCGGGGGCGAACTGGCAGCCTGCGTACTGGCCGACGCCATTATACGGCTGCTGCCCGGCGTCCTGAACGACGAAACATCGGCTCTGACTGACTCGTTTCAGGACAACCTGCTGGCTCCACCCGTGTACACCCGCCCGGCAGAATGGGAAGGCCATCGCATTCCCGACATCCTTCTAAGCGGTCACGAAGCCAAAATTGACGAGTGGCGGCACGAACAAGCGTTAGCCAGAACGAAGGCCAGACGACCTGATTTACTTGATAATGTACAGTGA
- a CDS encoding RluA family pseudouridine synthase, with amino-acid sequence MQNEITDDEDELYEHHRIVVDKGQSLLRIDRFLMDRLQNATRTKIQAAIDVESVRVNGNVTKASYKIKPLDVITVSLPHPPRDTDIKPEAIPLNIVFEDTDLLVLNKPAGMVVHPAHGNWDGTLANALVYHFQNLPTTQNGVARPGLVHRIDKDTSGLMVIAKTEYAMTHLARQFFDHSIERTYQALVWGLPEPANGTITGYIGRSVKDRKVQTIYDDETKGKWSVTHYKTLEPLRYVSLMQCNLETGRTHQIRAHFRHIGHPLFNDAMYGGDRIQRGMPVGSYKAFVENAFKLLPRQALHAKSLGFEHPRTKQWLQFDSPLPDDFQAALEKWRKIVMSDE; translated from the coding sequence ATGCAAAACGAGATTACCGACGACGAAGACGAGTTATACGAACACCACCGAATTGTGGTCGATAAAGGGCAAAGCCTGCTACGCATCGACCGGTTTCTGATGGACCGGCTGCAAAACGCTACCCGCACCAAAATTCAGGCCGCCATCGACGTCGAATCGGTGCGCGTGAACGGCAATGTTACCAAAGCAAGTTACAAAATTAAGCCGCTCGACGTTATCACGGTATCGTTGCCGCACCCGCCCCGCGATACCGACATCAAGCCCGAGGCAATTCCGCTCAACATCGTTTTTGAGGACACCGATTTGCTCGTATTGAACAAACCGGCTGGCATGGTGGTACACCCCGCCCACGGCAACTGGGACGGCACACTCGCCAACGCACTTGTCTATCATTTTCAGAACCTGCCGACCACCCAAAACGGCGTGGCCCGGCCCGGTTTGGTGCATCGCATCGACAAAGACACGTCGGGGCTGATGGTGATTGCCAAAACCGAATACGCCATGACGCACCTGGCCCGGCAATTTTTCGACCACAGCATCGAACGCACCTACCAGGCACTTGTGTGGGGACTACCCGAACCCGCCAACGGCACCATCACGGGCTACATTGGCCGCTCGGTAAAAGACCGCAAAGTGCAGACCATTTACGACGACGAGACGAAAGGGAAATGGTCGGTAACGCACTACAAAACGCTGGAGCCGCTACGTTACGTATCGCTGATGCAGTGCAATCTCGAAACGGGCCGGACGCATCAGATACGGGCGCATTTTCGGCATATCGGCCACCCGCTCTTCAACGACGCCATGTATGGGGGCGACCGCATTCAGCGCGGTATGCCCGTTGGCAGCTACAAAGCGTTCGTAGAAAATGCCTTCAAACTGCTTCCCCGGCAAGCCCTCCATGCTAAATCGCTGGGTTTCGAGCATCCTCGCACCAAACAATGGCTTCAGTTCGATTCGCCCCTCCCCGACGACTTCCAGGCCGCGCTGGAGAAATGGCGGAAAATAGTGATGAGTGATGAGTGA
- a CDS encoding transglycosylase domain-containing protein, translating to MTDRQRKALRITGWVFLSLFLIGLVGAGIAYSKRENLLRVALDRAIRKAKRDYNLDVTIASAQFTGLSSVAFTGISVVPQNRDSLARIDRIEVGVRLWPMLAGKVSLSAMTLENGLIQVVKRDSLTNIDFLIRRKKRDSTETQTTRRTDLSDVAENLIDNILSKVPDDLSIRNLEFRGISDTTTVSLLTESAVIDDEEVNSTIRVNGNFATWHITGTADPADREYDLALFAEGQNGQPRPLELPYIQQRYKLKLQVDTLRAKLDDVDRDGSEFRMEGAGSVRNLRINHPAVARTDVLVPSASMEANVFVGENYVGVDSSSVLRLGEVSARPFVKYTLSPTKAYELQVHTDPMDAQAVFNSFPQGLFESLEGMQVTGKLKYDLAFQLDTELPDSVRFNSALTQDGFRILKMGRTDFAAINRPFVYTPYEKGQPVRPIIVGPENPDFTPLDQIAPDLRNALLTSEDYTFFTHKGFNEKAFRVSIATNFKEKSFKRGASTVSMQLVKNAFLNRNKTLSRKVEEILIVWLIENERLIPKERMYEVYLNIIEWGRNIYGIGEAARYYFDKTPAELNLGESIFLAFVVPRPKRALDWFLPDGSLQVRNVRGYFRIIGRLMAKRGLTAPDSGAYGFYDVRLRPALRRQIAPVDSLYPSDSLLLDGMEGDIDDGEDGVGGFLRRLFKGKDDDNRRETEPTTVQPERPEPVPGEVTPTDTVKTRKQLRQERRERKRREREEQRLQEEGTLN from the coding sequence ATGACGGATCGTCAACGTAAAGCCCTCCGTATTACCGGCTGGGTATTTTTAAGCCTATTTCTGATAGGACTGGTGGGTGCTGGTATTGCCTACTCCAAACGCGAAAACCTGTTGCGCGTAGCACTCGACCGGGCCATTCGTAAAGCCAAACGTGATTATAATCTCGACGTAACCATCGCGTCGGCCCAGTTCACCGGGTTAAGCTCCGTAGCGTTTACCGGCATTTCGGTGGTGCCGCAGAATCGCGACAGTCTGGCCCGTATCGACCGGATAGAGGTGGGCGTTCGGCTGTGGCCGATGCTGGCAGGCAAAGTAAGTTTGTCGGCCATGACGCTCGAAAACGGGCTTATTCAGGTGGTGAAGCGCGATTCGTTGACGAACATCGATTTCCTGATTCGCCGGAAAAAGCGCGACTCGACCGAAACACAAACCACCCGCCGGACAGACCTCTCGGACGTTGCCGAAAATCTCATCGACAACATTCTATCGAAAGTGCCTGACGATCTGAGCATCCGAAATTTAGAATTTAGGGGCATCTCAGACACAACTACGGTTAGTCTGCTGACTGAATCGGCGGTTATCGATGATGAAGAGGTAAACTCAACCATTCGGGTCAACGGTAATTTTGCAACCTGGCACATCACCGGCACCGCCGACCCCGCCGACCGCGAGTATGACCTGGCCCTGTTTGCCGAAGGGCAGAATGGTCAGCCGCGCCCGCTCGAACTGCCGTATATTCAGCAACGGTACAAATTGAAACTACAGGTCGATACGCTCCGGGCAAAGTTAGACGACGTTGACCGCGACGGAAGTGAGTTTCGGATGGAAGGAGCCGGGTCGGTACGAAACCTGCGTATCAACCACCCCGCCGTGGCCCGCACCGACGTGTTGGTGCCGTCGGCGTCGATGGAAGCCAATGTATTTGTGGGCGAAAATTACGTGGGCGTCGATAGTTCGTCGGTGCTGCGGTTAGGTGAAGTCAGTGCGCGGCCTTTCGTAAAATATACGCTCTCGCCAACCAAAGCCTATGAACTGCAAGTGCATACCGACCCGATGGACGCGCAGGCGGTGTTCAACTCATTTCCGCAGGGCCTTTTCGAGTCGCTCGAAGGCATGCAGGTTACAGGCAAACTCAAATACGATCTGGCGTTTCAATTAGATACCGAACTACCCGATTCCGTCAGATTCAATTCTGCTTTAACGCAGGATGGTTTTCGGATTCTGAAAATGGGCCGGACCGATTTTGCAGCTATCAACCGCCCGTTTGTTTACACGCCCTACGAAAAAGGGCAACCCGTTCGCCCGATTATCGTTGGCCCCGAAAACCCTGATTTTACGCCTTTAGACCAGATTGCCCCTGATCTGCGTAATGCGCTGCTGACGTCGGAAGATTACACGTTTTTTACGCACAAGGGCTTCAACGAGAAAGCGTTTCGGGTGTCGATAGCAACTAATTTCAAGGAAAAGTCATTCAAGCGTGGTGCCAGTACGGTGTCGATGCAGTTGGTAAAAAACGCCTTCCTGAACCGAAATAAAACGCTCTCGCGCAAAGTCGAAGAAATTTTGATTGTGTGGCTGATTGAAAACGAGCGGCTGATTCCGAAAGAGCGGATGTATGAGGTCTATCTCAACATCATTGAATGGGGTCGCAACATCTACGGCATCGGCGAAGCAGCCCGCTATTATTTCGACAAAACACCTGCCGAACTGAACCTCGGCGAAAGCATTTTTCTGGCTTTTGTGGTACCGCGCCCTAAACGCGCCCTCGACTGGTTTTTGCCCGATGGCTCGTTGCAGGTTCGTAACGTGCGCGGCTATTTTAGAATTATTGGTCGGCTGATGGCTAAACGCGGCCTGACCGCCCCTGATTCGGGTGCTTACGGCTTCTACGACGTGCGCCTACGCCCAGCCCTGCGCCGTCAAATTGCTCCTGTCGATAGCCTATACCCATCTGATAGTCTGCTGCTCGACGGTATGGAGGGTGATATTGACGATGGCGAAGACGGCGTTGGTGGTTTCCTACGTCGACTATTCAAAGGCAAGGACGATGATAACCGGCGCGAAACCGAACCAACCACGGTTCAACCCGAACGCCCGGAGCCAGTACCCGGCGAAGTCACCCCGACCGACACAGTCAAAACCCGCAAACAACTCCGGCAGGAACGGCGCGAACGCAAACGACGCGAACGCGAAGAACAGCGATTGCAGGAAGAAGGGACGTTGAATTGA
- a CDS encoding 30S ribosomal protein S16, with protein sequence MAVKIRLARRGRKKMAMYDIVIAESTSPRDGRFIEKIGTYNPNTDPSTVVLKPERALYWLMVGAQPTDTARSVLSHEGIMFKKHLQVGVNKGAISQEQADEKFNTWVEEKAGRRATAADTKTQTKEQARAARLEAERKVNEARAEAIAKKNRVEEPVAEAPAAEEAVAEETPATDVAAATEETPAAE encoded by the coding sequence ATGGCTGTTAAAATTCGTTTAGCGCGTCGTGGACGCAAAAAAATGGCGATGTACGACATCGTAATCGCTGAATCGACGTCGCCCCGCGATGGCCGGTTTATCGAAAAAATCGGTACGTACAACCCCAACACCGACCCGTCAACGGTCGTCCTGAAGCCGGAGCGTGCGCTCTACTGGCTGATGGTAGGTGCCCAACCGACCGATACCGCCCGCTCGGTATTGTCGCACGAAGGCATCATGTTTAAAAAACACCTGCAAGTGGGCGTCAATAAAGGGGCCATCTCGCAGGAACAGGCTGATGAAAAATTCAATACCTGGGTAGAAGAAAAAGCAGGTCGTAGAGCCACCGCTGCCGACACCAAAACGCAAACCAAAGAGCAGGCTCGTGCCGCTCGTCTGGAAGCTGAGCGTAAGGTGAACGAAGCCCGCGCCGAAGCAATTGCCAAGAAAAACCGCGTAGAAGAGCCAGTTGCTGAGGCTCCTGCAGCCGAAGAAGCTGTTGCCGAAGAAACGCCCGCAACGGATGTTGCAGCCGCTACGGAAGAAACGCCCGCAGCGGAATAG
- a CDS encoding aminoglycoside phosphotransferase family protein — protein sequence MSDKLDIDLPLVRHLIDTQFPQWTDLCIKPVALSGWDNRTFHLGDALSVRLPSAEGYTPQAAKEQYWLPRLAPQLPLPVPQLVAAGQPDSRFPYQWGIYRWLNGEPAHAGPIDSMDEFARTLAHFLRTLQQLDTTNGPLAGQHSFFRGAPLSVYDSDTQTALEALESEIDTNLMRNIWAEALSSDWQQPPVWFHGDVASGNLLVNNGKLSAVIDFGCCGIGDPACDLAIAWTFLPAPSRRLFRTELSPDDATWARGRGWALWKALITLREHLQTGNAAKISEARHTLEAIIGEFLVP from the coding sequence TTGAGCGACAAACTTGACATTGACCTGCCGTTAGTGCGGCACCTGATTGACACGCAATTCCCGCAGTGGACCGATCTGTGCATAAAACCTGTAGCGTTGTCGGGCTGGGACAACCGAACGTTTCACCTCGGCGACGCGCTCTCGGTGCGGTTGCCCAGCGCGGAAGGCTACACGCCACAAGCCGCCAAAGAGCAGTATTGGTTGCCCCGACTGGCTCCGCAGTTGCCGCTGCCCGTACCGCAGTTGGTGGCAGCCGGGCAACCCGACAGCCGATTCCCATACCAATGGGGCATCTATCGCTGGCTCAACGGCGAACCCGCCCATGCCGGACCAATCGACAGTATGGACGAGTTCGCCCGGACGCTGGCGCACTTTCTGCGAACGTTGCAGCAACTCGACACCACCAACGGCCCATTGGCGGGTCAGCATTCTTTCTTTCGCGGGGCACCACTGAGCGTGTATGACAGCGATACACAAACAGCTCTTGAAGCCCTTGAAAGCGAAATAGACACTAACTTGATGCGCAACATCTGGGCCGAAGCCCTGTCGTCAGACTGGCAACAGCCGCCCGTCTGGTTTCACGGCGACGTAGCATCGGGCAATCTATTAGTGAACAACGGGAAACTCTCGGCGGTGATCGATTTTGGCTGTTGCGGCATCGGCGACCCCGCCTGCGATCTGGCTATCGCCTGGACGTTTCTGCCCGCCCCCAGCCGACGCCTGTTTCGCACCGAACTCAGCCCCGACGATGCTACCTGGGCACGCGGACGTGGCTGGGCGTTGTGGAAAGCCCTCATCACCCTGCGGGAGCATCTGCAAACGGGCAATGCAGCAAAAATCAGCGAAGCCCGGCATACGCTCGAGGCTATAATAGGGGAATTTCTTGTTCCGTAG
- a CDS encoding GNAT family N-acetyltransferase: protein MISIRPGTRTDIPQAFDLVTELAVYELAADQVSNTAEQMAEDGFGPNPLFGMLVAEDSESQKIVGMALYYFRYSTWKGKRLYLEDIIVTEAFRGYGIGKLLLDATIEMAHETKCTGMMWQVLDWNQPAIGFYQQFGTRFDNGWTNCHLDF from the coding sequence ATGATTTCCATACGCCCCGGAACCCGCACCGACATTCCGCAAGCTTTCGATTTAGTTACTGAACTGGCCGTTTATGAACTTGCCGCCGATCAGGTTTCCAATACCGCCGAACAAATGGCCGAAGACGGCTTCGGGCCAAACCCGCTTTTTGGAATGCTCGTAGCCGAAGACTCTGAAAGTCAGAAAATTGTGGGCATGGCTCTGTATTATTTTCGCTACTCGACCTGGAAAGGCAAGCGGCTCTATCTCGAAGATATTATCGTGACCGAAGCGTTTCGGGGCTACGGCATCGGTAAATTGCTCTTGGACGCCACCATCGAAATGGCCCACGAAACCAAATGCACGGGCATGATGTGGCAGGTTTTAGACTGGAATCAGCCCGCCATCGGTTTCTACCAGCAATTCGGCACCCGCTTTGACAACGGCTGGACCAACTGTCATTTAGATTTTTAA
- a CDS encoding type II toxin-antitoxin system RelE/ParE family toxin, whose product MAEYRIIISQSASKELSKLPVVIIRRIQTSVNALASDPRPTNCKKLKGHTDLYSIRVGDYRVVY is encoded by the coding sequence ATGGCTGAGTATCGTATTATCATTTCACAGTCGGCAAGCAAAGAACTTTCAAAGCTACCCGTTGTCATAATCCGGCGAATACAGACATCCGTAAATGCCTTAGCTTCAGACCCACGTCCGACTAATTGCAAAAAGCTAAAAGGCCACACAGATTTATACAGCATTCGTGTGGGCGATTACCGGGTTGTCTACTGA
- a CDS encoding 1-aminocyclopropane-1-carboxylate deaminase/D-cysteine desulfhydrase, with the protein MPDILHTVADSPLHYLPDPFPEPVPIRLFLKRDDLLHPLVSGNKWRKLKYNLIAAREQDFSTLLTFGGAFSNHLYATAAAGQVFGFQAIGIVRGDELAYLPRNATLAFCESAGMRLHFVSRTDYRRKDEPEFVADLLRQFGPCYVLPEGGTNDLARRGTAEILPEITQQLGQAPDYVGCAVGTGGTVAGIAQSATPATQVLGVVVLKGINSFPAVCLNLNEYPEDCLHLLTDYHFGGYAKTTPELLNFIRAFEQRTGVLLEQVYTGKLFYAIYDLARQGYFPDNATVVAVHTGGLQGRNVP; encoded by the coding sequence ATGCCTGATATTCTGCACACTGTTGCCGATTCGCCCCTGCACTATCTGCCCGACCCGTTTCCCGAACCTGTACCAATCCGGCTGTTTCTGAAACGCGACGATCTGCTGCATCCATTAGTATCGGGCAACAAATGGCGGAAACTAAAATACAACCTCATAGCCGCCCGCGAGCAGGATTTTTCTACATTGCTGACCTTCGGAGGGGCATTTTCCAACCACCTCTACGCCACAGCCGCAGCCGGGCAGGTATTTGGTTTTCAGGCAATTGGCATCGTGCGCGGTGATGAGTTAGCGTATCTGCCGCGCAACGCAACACTCGCGTTTTGTGAATCGGCGGGGATGCGGCTCCATTTCGTCAGCCGCACCGACTATCGCCGTAAAGATGAACCGGAATTTGTGGCCGATTTGCTCAGGCAGTTCGGCCCGTGCTATGTGTTGCCCGAAGGTGGCACCAACGACCTCGCCCGGCGCGGCACCGCCGAAATTCTGCCCGAAATCACGCAGCAATTAGGTCAAGCACCCGACTACGTAGGCTGTGCCGTAGGCACGGGCGGGACCGTAGCGGGCATCGCGCAATCGGCCACGCCAGCCACGCAGGTTCTGGGCGTTGTGGTGCTGAAAGGCATAAACAGTTTCCCGGCTGTTTGCTTAAATCTGAACGAATACCCAGAAGATTGTCTGCACCTGCTCACTGACTATCACTTTGGTGGTTACGCCAAAACCACGCCCGAACTGCTGAATTTCATCCGGGCGTTTGAACAGCGAACGGGCGTCCTGCTCGAACAGGTCTATACCGGCAAATTGTTTTATGCTATTTACGACCTCGCCCGGCAAGGTTATTTTCCCGATAACGCTACCGTCGTTGCCGTGCATACGGGCGGGCTACAGGGCCGTAATGTTCCGTAA